The nucleotide sequence ACGAATACACACAAAATGATGACTAAGAATCTGCTTTCGGTAACCACTCAAGGTCTTAGAACACCCAAGGACACTTGTGGGAAAATGGATACTTGGTAGATGTATGAAAATGGTCTAGAATGAGTATTTAATTAGTTTTTGTGGTTAGTTTCTATTTTGAGTATCGCTAActagaaaaagaaagagaaaaaggtaagagagagaaagaaagaaaaagtcaaaTTCGCCACAAACTTCGTTTAACAAATTGGACTTTAAAAGAAATCTAATCTCATTGGGTTACAAAACGAAGAAAGTGCTAGATAGCTAGATTGTAAgctttattcaaaaagaatggAATTACTCTAGTATTTACACAAGCTGTCTCTTCTTCTATTTACGAATAGTTTCAGAAGTCCTCGGATTACAATTATTTTGAGACCTGTTCCGAAAgtgaaaccaaaattaaCTACACTTTGATATGAGACAACTGATTTGACTTTTTTATTACTGCAATAAGAAATAAGGAGAGTGAAATAATATAAAATCTGCATTCATACGCCACCAcattatatatatagacGAATAGAAAAAGAGGAcaatgaaaaatgaaaagaacaataacTTAAAAGAAAAGGGAAATAACggatttcaaaaagaaaggtCTAGAACAATCTCTTTTTTTACAAATCGTTCTTGGATTTGTGTATTTAACTTTAAGTAActatacatatatataagCCGAGATGCATACATACACAAGTATTATAATTCCTGTTCCAATTATGCAGGAAGATCAATGAATCATCACTAACGAAAGAGAGTCAAAGTTTACAAATGACGTAAGAGTAAATATTTACGGCTACGGCTGAATACAGCATTCAATTAAAGAAAAGTGAAGATATCCACCTTATTTTCGAGGAAGTTCAAAGAGAACAAAGATTGAATGATCATACTTTGTTCTTGGTTGAGtcaattgaacaaggaATTCAAGGAAACATACACACAAATAAAATAGACAAAGATTTAAAAGAATGGGCTGTATACAGTACAAACGCGTTTTCAACATCGCATATTTTAGAGAACATAGATATCATAGTAGTTAAGACTGATAGTATACATGCAGTTTGGTAAGATACTTAATTTtttagttgatgatgtaaCGATAAATAaggtttcaaaaataaacaaaataataatattaTGTATAGATGCGCCAATGACATCATTGGTAAAAGCACCGACAAAATCTTCACTTACATAGCGCGCATATATAATATATGTAACATAATGGTTCAAAATGTCAACTTTGTATAAGTCTTCAACTCGCACCGCCACAATTTGAGTATTATACTAAATTAAAGTTATTTAGTTAAGCGCACAAATCTGGTATGTATATGTTCCCCTTattacatcatcatcaataaaaacaataaaccACAATTAAgtagaaaaagaacaatagaGCTTTAGATCAAATGTTATGATGGATATATGAATACACGTAGCTAGTTGTATCACAATGTGAAATTCAAGTAAAACACGTGTATTGATGGATTTCGGAATTCACGTAGCTTCCGAAATATCTCTTGCATGTAGACAATCAACAGCTTAGGAGACTAGAAATGAGCTTTCTAGTGATGAGTACTAAAAAGTGTAGTTAATTCCGAATTATATTTCGTAAAAAGCaaagcaaagaaaagaatgaatGAGTGGTGGCTAAGCAAGAGCACAATAATCGTTGAGGAAAACGCCATGAAAGGGTGAATAAACATTTTCACTTCTCCTCATCTTAAAATTGTTTACCAAGAGAGGAGAACAGGATTGTTATGGATCATTCTGAGGTGGAACTTCGttttgaaatacaaaatcaGACGTTTCTTCACGTGATTAAgtaaattttgtttgatcaaaaactATGTCGGTATTTAcgattttggaaaattgtgAATAGTCTAAAAAAACCTAAATTAGCAATTATtgtaaaataaaaatagTTTAATCATATTGAATCTTTTTTGTATTATCCGTCAACTAAAGAAGCCTTAAAAAGTTATGTTCAAACTGTGGCTAATTGTATACTTAAAATAATGCtgtaaatcaaaaaataaaaataaaaaacgGAGGATGTAGACACTCTTCTTTCTTGAAATATAATATTCGTAAATTCGACAAGGGGGATTTAAGTCAATATTAACGATTATTTTTCAGGAGTGTTCATGAAGAGTAAACAAAGTAAAGATTCCGAAACCTCAGGTGAACATTATATTATCTTTATTTAAGCTTTAAATCCATATTGAGTGGATACGGAATCCAGCGTCAACTCATTCTTTACAATAAACTTTACCCTCATAGTTACGAAGATTGCTTGCTACTCCACTACTTCCAATTATAGTATACGGCCTTCAATAACAATCCCCCGATTAATCTTACCCGTTCTCCTGTTTGATATGGACTTTTGTGAAATTCCTTTGCAAAATAGGTGAAATTCGCAACTGCAAGTTCCCATAGAATATCAAATACACGTAATTTTGACTTGTATTGTTCGATTTGAAGTTTGCTCCTTGTACAAACAAGAATGTAAATTGGGGTAAACACTAAAGTATCGCGTAGAAATCCCTCTTTtattccttcttttcaatatatcAATAGAATTCGGCTAATCTTTCCTTATCGACtattctatttttttcGGGAAAGCAATCTTGAAAAGTATTTGTACAATAATtacattgttgttgttaccTTCTATTATATGTCACTTTATTGTGTCAGGTGTCCTTTGTAGGTATTGTGTTTTCCCAGATTCGTCTAGACAAAGTATATTTTGGTGTAGGGCCCCTTGTGAAAAACCTTAACTAGTAGAAACTTTCACTAAAGAAAAGACGtcaaatgaaaacaaaagcaaGCGCAAAAGCGAAAGAAACGTAAGTTCTATCCCTTCTTCTCAGTTCATTATCCATTTTACTCtaattgttgatttattgtttgtataCAGAATGAATGatacaaaagaaatgttCTCTAAAGCCGCTAATATAATTTCATTTGCCACATGCACCAATAAACAATCTCTCCGCTTTTGCTaaatggaaaaagaaacgacAATTGCTTTTGAGATGTAGAACTTCAAAGAGGGGACAGAAGAAATAATAGTAGAACAGTAGAACAAtaaaaattgtaattgtaGGAAGATGTAAACAATGcggaaaaagaaaagatgaAATGTGGCTAAGTACAAGGCTGGGTTTTGTAGGTTATTCCACTAAACAACTTATATGTTCCATTAAGACAACGCTGTCTCAGCATCCCCTTCTCTCACATGGTACAATCTCATGTTCCGAATAACTTTCAAGGTGTAGATACATCCCTGCAAAAGAAGCCCTCTCTCTTGTACACTTGACCCTTTCTGGACATATACGATGTAAACTTTTCTATGCGcaatttgcaaaaaatttaaaaaaatagTGTGTTTCTAGATTTTCAAAGTAACAAAGTGTTAAACGTTAGATCCTTTTAAAATTGCTATATCTAAATTAGTGTAATCTATATCGTCTAGCTTTTTGATGACTTCAGTTTAATTTCCACGTGAAATTGAGGAATATGGCATAAAAATGAATTAGACACGTTTCATCTGTCTCTGTAGTCTATCGTTTTACGGAATTACGCCACTTTAAATCCTCCAGTctaaaattttatttgaaattactTACTGTCTTTGTGAGTTGGATATATATGTACTGCTGGTAAAAATATACATCTATGTTATGTAGAGTCACCAATTCAGTTTAACAAAAGGTGCAtagaatatatatatatgtttGGCGCTTAAGAATAAGTTAATACAATTATTTAAATTTAAGTTTCAaaactttatttttatttataaGAGTTTATACATATAGTTTTATTTCTACATTAAGTATATACAGTATATACAGTATatatttgtttttattgttctGGCGGATTTCGGATTTCggatttcaattttttcttccatTCAATTCCTAACAAACTTGACCAgaccaaaacaaaacaaagtttaTTGATGCTTCAAAAGCTTAAGTGACGGATCACCGAAAAGGTGCCATCTCCTGTGACGTACTCGAAGAATGACGTACCTTATAATGCATTTAATTGATGTTATAGAGTCAATTTCCCCTCATTTGTTGTGTGtcaaacaaaattggtATACAAAACTAGAGGAAAATTTTCTCATTTTATTTTAGTATGTGTGTGACAGTGAGTTTGTTGTCTGTGGCCAATGAAATAGTGGCTTTATACAATGGTTTCTTTACACAAACATATACAGCGAGTATTAGAAAGTAAAAACCTATGTCGGTTGACAAGCTGCCCCCATTGTCACAACACTAATCATTACGGTATTCCGTTACTCCGTTTGGGCTACATCTATTCCCGATTGGAACAAAAGCACATTACACACTACGTCATTTCATTGCGTcgaattgattgttgttgatccCATTTTCTCCGATTAtaatatattgaaaatctctcttcttttgttcgTATTTAACCCGTTATACCGTTAATTATTATAACTTCCAATGATCATACCACTTTCTATTCTTGTACCACTATATAAATGTCTCTTATTTCATTGAAGAGCTCTTGCATTGTGGTGGTGGCTAGTTTGTGATTTCTTGGGCTTTGTTACGCATATATGTTTGTAGAGTGACgacattgaaatttttttcctcGAGATAAATTATTATACTTTCAGTTTTGTTACTTTTCGTAGTAATTTACAAAAGAGTACAATAAGTAGTGGTACTGATGCTATGTTTTGTGTTGATCCGGACTGGATTCCATTTTCTAGatctttttgttcttcttcgtcTCCTATTTTTAACAACCTTATTAGttccatttcatcaatattgGACGGTGACTACATTTCTAGTCGATACAggaaaaaacaaaatagcTCTTTTTTTATCAACTCGTCTCTTCTAACGGACGTGGTTTTGGGAAAGCTTTTTGGTAAATATACAGAGTATAAATCAATATCTCTCATATGCCAAACCAACCGACGGAATATAGATTATCCGCCTTTAGCGACGGGCGTGGAAGTGCAGCTTTCGTCatcatttacaaaaaggtttttcttctttcaacataATCAACATAAGAATTACACTCGTGGCTTATTCAATCCaacataaacaattgactCGATAACGTTTTCTAGttttgtacttttgtaACCacctctttctttctttcattcttttcgaagaaaaatttgaaatccgccttgaagaatttgaaattcagATTTTGCACCAACTTCATTATGTTGTGTTTTTCCTTCCGAGGACATACAAAATAGGACATGATTCGTGGGGGGATAAAATATGATTATTTATTTGACTTATTCTCACGAGAGATAGGGCCACTAAGATCAAAGACGTTCGGTCTTTCAGATTGTGATTGTATAGATCTTAAACACTAATATCAATACAAACtctatttttcttttcagtACACGAATACAATCATACCCTATTTCCAAAAACCttaaattaaaaataaacTATTTAGAAACATACAATATCATGCACTTGATGCTAAACGGAAGTCCATTATTCTCAAAGTGGGGGTGATCCTCTTTACTTTTACCGTTTTTGCTTTCTTTATTCCtctcaaaatttcattattaatttttaaaattttgctGATCATTTCTTCTACATTGGGTTACAAATACGGGTGAATTTTTCTTCGAATCTCCTAAGTGGTACAGGAAAAAAATCTTGGAATTAAGAGTTAGTACATAGAAAGTGCCAAATCTGTTTTGAAGAGACAAGAGAATACTCGCAAGGTTCTTGGCGATCGACAACTCTATCATATGGttttttcttcacttttcaattcttcgTAAATGTATCACGGGTACTTGTGGCTCATGCTGCCATCACCGACGTTCGCATATACTAACTTTATTGACTGTAGTGTTAATTTACTCTAAAGATATGCTAAAGGAATAAAATTCTTGTCCTTAAGGTGTGGTTctatttttcttcaactatGGAAGGTCTAGAACTTTCAATTCGTGAACTTTACGGCAAGTTGTTGTGCATACTTGTCACAAATGGAAGCTTCGGCGAAAAGCATAAATAATTCGGCTAAACTTGACTAGTATAGTTCAGGATGTGTAGGCCAAGTTTGTCACAATCATTTCCCTTTCTTTCCCTATTCGTAAACTTATGACTTGTGGATTGACTAGGCAAAGCAGAAGAGTTTTATCTCCAACCTACATTATTTTACTAGGTATTGTGATGTATGTCAATGAttaaaaacaaacaaaatgttTGCAACCGTATTGGTACTGCGAAATACTATAAAGTATTTTACCAATTTCGTAGATTCAACTAGTAATCATACTTCTAGCCGCTTAAATCTTCACAGGTCCCCTTCATTCAAAGAGTAATACACAGCTGTTCTTAATCACTGATGTCTCCTTAATGCGCTGCGCCGCACAGTGCTAAAAAATtaacaacaaataaacaacGTGAGAATATTGCTTACTCTTCCTACAACCCGACTTACTtcaatgattgaaattgaaccaaGACACGGTAATCACCATTTCATAAATATAAAATATGGATATATAATACTTGGAATATCTCTATTGCTAGCCCTACATTTACTActattcaaatttatctACATACAACAATGGAAACGCAACGGGATACACAATAGACTTTTAACTTATCTACAAGGTCCTCCAACTTGGTTCATCATATTGATCTGGGTTATCATTATCACTTATTTAGCTCAAGATAATATCCATTCCATATTTATTGAATACAGCACTATAGCTAAACGATTAGGTCGAATAGCCTATAGTTTGATCCCATTGAATATTTTCCTAATTTTACGTTTCGCCAATTCACCAAATTTAAACCCCGGATATTACTTGCAGAACTTAAATCTCCATAAATGGTTGtcaagattgatttttgtACTTTCGTTGATTCATGGGTTGGCTTTCACTTTTAAATGGATATTTGAAGGAACAGGGTCAAAGTTTACCAAATTGTGGAATTTTTTGGGAATTGTGGTGATTgttccttttcttttactCATAATTGTATCTATACGGTACATGAGACGTAAATCATATCGGGTGTTTTACATTGTTCATAATATTACTTCTTGGTTTATGGTTTTCTTGATAACGTTACATGCAAGACCTGGAGTATGGCAAATTGCAATATTGTCAATAGTCATGTTGGCATTCCAATTGTATTTGAGATTTGCTGCTTATAGAGTCAATTCAATTAAAGTCATTGATATcccatcatcaacattgCAAATCATTAAAATACCACTTCCATTAAATTTCCCCATTTGGTCACCAGCAAGTCATATTAGAGTAAATTATTCGTTTCTGAATTTTCGATGTTGGCTAATGGCTACTCATCCATTCACTATTGCTTCTATCTATGAAGATTCTCGAACGTCGCTTGTATtaatcaagaaaaaaactcaattggaatttgatCCTCAAAATACTTATTTGGTAACAGGTCCATATTGTTCGTTACCTCAACCTTTATTTAATACGGCGCAAGTTGTAAGTATATTATGTGGTGGTTCTGGAATTTCCTTTGGGTtaccaatttatcaatatttcaaatcaacaaatccaTCTGTGGTAGTGAATTTAGTTTGGTGTGTTCTGAATAAGGAGGATTTGTTTATTCTTAATCAATTGAACCTTTCTGATGTACATGCTTACGTTACTGGGGTTGATAATCAAGACTCATCCAGCGAACAGACCATGCCTGAGTTTGTAATTGGAGGAGAAGACGATGTAGAAAATCATGGGTTGTTAAAAGAGAATATCGAGCTACAGCCAATTGTACCAAACCCTATTGACCctaatgaaattggtgacGGAAAATCCAACAAGGGTGATTCAATAACCAATGGGGAACATTATAGATTAGGAAGACCGAAGTTGGATGAAGTCTTTGCCATCAATAATCCAACATTTACATTTGACCCCAATAATACTTGGATCATTGCTTGTGGCCCAGATGGATTGATTAATGATTCACAAAAATGGGCAAAAGAACACAACTATCAATTCTTTAGTGAAAAGTATGAGATGTAAGTGATGCAGCTTATGTATTAAAGTTTATAGATGAAGTAAGTGAATAGTAAAGTGTTTAGAAAAATTATAACACCGATAATAGTTGCGCGATATCAAAAAGTATCACAGTACAAATTACACATCGTACATCAGCCCCATAGCTTCTACTCCAATTGCCATGTctgtcaaaatcaaaaagcCAGAAGACCTACTGCCATTAATAACTTCACCACTTCCGAAATCTCGATTCacattcaaaaatttaCGCGATTTAAACAATCCCAAATACGCGTATTTACTGCCGTTATCGACAATTGCTCTAGTTGATTTAAATGCCTTTTTCGCTCAAGTGGAGACCATTCGTTTGGGTCTTACGGAAGATGACCCAGTGGTATGTCAGCAATGGAAAGCCATCATTGCTGTCAGTTACGCAGCACGTAAATATGGAATCAATAGAATGGATACGGTGGCATCAGCAAGGGAAAAATGTCCCAATGTAGTATGTGCTCATGCTGGTGTTTACAAAAAGGGAAGTAAAAATTGGACATATGAAGAAGGCCAGCCTGATCCGGCTCATCATAAGGTTAGTTTGGATAATTATCGACGTGAAAGTCGGAAAATTATCCGACTTATCCAGagcaaatttgattttgtggAAAAGGCaagtgttgatgaaagttATATTGACTTGGGAAGACCCGTTTATGGAACccttttggaaaagtttCCTCAGTTGAAATGTCGTATTTCTGATGCTAGTGACGACGAGGTACTACCGAGTATCCCTGATAAGCTCCCGCAAGATATACAATGGTATGGAACTATCATTGAGTCAGAAAAGGAACTCGCTGACCCTCAAGATATACAGGCGCCGCAGATTTTTGACTGGGATGATGTCGTACTCGCTATTGGCTCAGAATTGTTATTGGACCTACGACAATCAATCCATGATGAGTTGGGATACACTACATCAGCAGGCTTAGCGAGAAACAAActagttgcaaaattgagTGGTGGGTTTAAGAAACCTGATGatcaaacaattgtaaGAAACTGCGCCTTGAACCGGTTCCTAAACAATTTCGAATTGACTGATGTTACTGGTATGGGTGGTAAATTGGGtgaacaattgattaataGATTTGGTGTTCCACCTGATAGGAATTCAATTGCATTCATTAGAGAAAATTATAGTTTATCCCTGgttaaagaagaaatcaaagagGATCCAGACTTGGCTTTAAAGTTGTACAAGATTGTTCGAGGATTACACCCATCTGAATTGACCGATAGagttgaaatcaaatcaatgatgTCAACTAAAAATTTCCTTGGAACCAGGAACTGGACATTGGCCGATGCTTATGATTGGTTGACTGTATTTTCAGGTGATTTAAGTAACAGGTTAACCGATTTAGATAACGAATCAATGGAGTTATCATTGACAAAAATGTCAAATAAGGAAAAGGGAGTTATACGAAGACCAAAAACTATTACAATTGGTGTGCGCTCAGCATCATTTGTAAGACAAACAAGACAAATGCCAATACTGTTTcataaagaaattgataaaatgaGAGAATCAATTAAAAACTGTGGATTTCAACTACTTCGTGAGTACTTGGAACATAATTCAAATATCACCATACTTAATGGAGGCAAATCTGCACGAGAATTGTACAATAGTGACCCAAAATTGGTGAGGATAATGGATATGCATAATTTGTCATTAAcaatatccaattttgttgCTTTAAATGATTCAGCATTGATTGAATCGTTTGCGAAAAGGGGAAAGTCACGAGCAGATAGAGAATTGATGGAAATCAATGCTTCATAtaagaaaaggaaaactGAGGCGGGGACCAAAATAGTTCTTTCgaagaaatcaaatccTATTACACTAGAACAGaaagaaacaatatcaaagtTATTTCAAGACTATGAACGAAGCAATACACTGGAATCTACAACTAAAGCAACTTCAAATTCGAAATCACGCAAGAATGTAAGTCCACCAAACCAACCCGCCAAAAAAgacattttccaaactttacaaaagaaaccTGCAAATTTACTTGATTCCCTAATACAAGATATGTATTGTCCTCGTTGCAAGACTTCAATTCAAGACCCAGTAGAACACAACGATTTTCATATTGCTTTGGATTTATCAGAAAAATGGAATAACTGAGATTGCAAAGGCTGTcgatatcatcaacatctaTTGTTTCCTGGTGTAACATGACAAATGAACACTATTTGATATAACTTCCTCTTATAGCTACCTTAATCATCCATTCTAGATGCAAGTTTAATAATTCTTTGCTTATCACGTTTACGATTTTCTTGCTCTCTAACTACGGATTCAGCAAATATATTATCTGATGGTAAGTTAAGTTGCTTAATCTTTTGGTTCTTACCATTCTTGGTCAACAAACCAAATGCCACTGTGCCCTGTTTATTAGCACTACCCGATGACCTCTCTGAGATGTTGAGTTGGCTTGGAAGCGGTAGTGACTGTTTGAAAGCAGGTTGTTTACCCGgatgttgctgttgctgctgttgttgctgtgtTGATCCATACGACTCAATCattattttttgaaattctcGATCCAAATCTTCTTGAAATATTCGTTCAGCTTCAAGTCTAGCCCTTTCAGCCTCCGATATTTGATCTTCAGATGATGATACACGtgataaatcatcatcaccaagctcttcatcttcttcatccGATTCACCActttcctcatcatcatcttcatcatcatcgtcatcatcttcactgtcgtcatcatcgtcaCTATCTTCTTCGTcgtcattttcatcttccccctcttcttcatctccaTCATCATAATCAGCATCGCTATCATCGTCTGAGCTGACACTGGCAGATATAAGCTGCTTTTCTGGCTCACTTTCAACAGATTCATCTTCCTTCTCCAATAAGGATTCCGCTTCCTTTCGTTTCTGCATAGCACCACCCAAGCCTCTAAGAACTTCCTGTATAGTGTCGTATCTCTTCACAGTCGGAATACTCTTGTattttttgaacaagtcaTCCAACCTAAATTCAACATCCACAGGGAATGGAGACTCTTTGCAGTACATGTAATATTGGAAAAAAGTCATAAATACACCCAAAAGATCCTTATTAATGTCATTCCTTCGCTTGATACTTGCAGCACGGTTCAGGGACTTCTTTTTTCCAACATCTGTATCCACAAAAATCgacttgattgatattaacaataaacaacacATTTGAATTCGGAAATAGTTATTTGGCATGTCAATCGCAACATCCCAGTTTTGAGGCAAAGGCTGATTTTGCGGATGGCCATAGCAAAGGATACGGTACAACATGTCATTGAGGAGTTTGAAGTTGATCACTCTTGAATTGTATAGCTCTGCCAAGTACTTTACCTGAGCCATTCGAGTTCTGTTCATCCTAAAGTCGTTCAATTCCAAGCCACGAATAATATCCTCGACAATGGTATCAACAGAAAGCACCACCAACGATTTATACTTTTCACCAAAAGCCAGTAAAACTTTTGCAAGAGCAGGAATGTTGTCATAgttaatcaaatttggtttgGAAAAGCAATCGACCAAAGTGTAATATTCAGCTTGACCAAGTTGCCCAAACTTTGCTCTAAAATGTTTTACAACAAGAGACCGCGTGTCCAGATTCAACTCCTCCCTGAGtattttttgaatgaacATTTGTTTTGTGGATAGCTTGGGAGCTTCCCTAAGAGTCTGGACCTTTGTTACTGGCGGCTCAACTGTGAttaataaattgttgatggcTAACTTGTCATTaacattcaaatttgactGTTTCAGCTTTTCCCTCAATAGATCAATCATTTCTCGCATCAAATCCTTGCTCTCTGCATCATGTAGTAAGAACCTGCCCACATGTTCGTAAAATACAGTCAATATTTCtatattgtttgttgatgtaacGTTCAACGTCAAACTACGAATTTTATGAAACACAACATGTTTTGGTACCATCTTAAACTTGATcaactcaacaaagaataaaatatttttcacGTTGAGTTTATTTCGGTGAATCTGAGACCGGAACCCTTTGTCTAAATATGTGATCAATtcctcaatcaattcaGACAAATTGAGTTCattaattttcaaaaatcgCGTGTAATACTTTAAATTATTCAAAGTAGATGTTTCAATAAAGAATCGCATAATCCTGTTCTTTGTAGCtttgttgttcaaattcaaattgttaaaCTCCACAACTAGCTGTTCCAAGTTGTTGCCCCGAACATCTTCCAACCTGTCTAAGAACTCTTGAATCTTTTCTCCGTCTTTATGGGATTGTGTGGATTTACAGTTGGGAGTTTCTGGGTGAGCCTCTAACAACTCACCTAACAGCGGAATAACTGTGTAAAAGTTTTTCTCCTTAGCATCTTCCCAAATTCCAACCAGGTCTTCGTCATTACCTACTGCCTGCTTCACTACTTCGACAGAATTatcctcctcttcctcttcttctgttacatcattcaaatcatctGGCAACGACAAGTCACACACCTGGGATAAGAAACTCGCTATTGCTTTGAATTGctcaaataatttttttctttcatcaAACTCCAGTTGTTCATCTTCTAAGATACGTCCAGTTCTGATGGCTGCTTTTTTGTTACGAACGTCTAGTTTATGTACCTGCTTTTTGATCTTCATcatgatattgaaaaccGCCTCTGTGTAGATGAGGAATATTTGTTTTAGCACATGCCTAGAGTCCAGTGGTAAGAGCTCGCTATCACTAAAAATGATATGACTGAaccttttcaaaaatgactGCACCATATTTAAGCTTCTTCCCAGTTCGATTTCAAAGTTTAGTAagtatttcaacaacaaaattaataTCGGCtcatttcttcttttgtctaaagcaaaacttttgatcACTTTTGAATCTAAAACATCCAAAAAGTCGGCTGCAGTTTGTaaaattccaacaatgTAAAACTCTCCAACCAAACGCAAAAGATTCTTCTGACGGGATAAGCGAGAAGATTCCTCCTTATCAGCCAATTCCGCTTTTGATGGGTTCACTATGTTGACCAATATGCCGTTCAACAAATCCCCCGtaaattgttttccaaaCCTTTGATGTAATGCAGATATAACTTCCACTGCTGCATTTATTTCATCattctttgaaactttGCACAAACCCTCCACAAGTGATACAATAACTTCTGACAAGTACTTCTCTATAGACACAGATCCaatatctttcaaaacattAGAGTACTGCTCTTGGTTTAATCCAGTCTTTACTTTCTTGATAAATGCTGAATTCTTCTTTAATGATGAATCTAACTTGGTTGCAAGAGGGAATTCATACTCTCCTGCCCAAGCCTTTGAatttatttcaaacaaatctTTCCGTCGACCATCGAATTCTGTTGTCATTAGTTAGGTTAGTGGTTATTGCATAGGATATAATTCAAAGCTTTAGTGTGAGTAATATAAGAGCTTGGTTGTGTTAAGAGGAAATATCGTAGACTTTTCGTTTTTTTTCTGAATGAGAAATGCCCGTCACAAATTTTGTACTTGATTGTGAAAAGCTTCATGGAAGGAGAAAAATCCATACTTATAGCTACGTGTAGCTGAAACacagtttgaaatttgtatAAGCAACTTTCATTAATTATATACAGGTTAAGATACACAACGTCTTTTAAAGATTGATAGGATC is from Candida orthopsilosis Co 90-125, chromosome 1 draft sequence and encodes:
- a CDS encoding Nmd2 protein (S. cerevisiae homolog NMD2 has role in nuclear-transcribed mRNA catabolic process, 3'-5' exonucleolytic nonsense-mediated decay and localizes to cytoplasm, polysome): MTTEFDGRRKDLFEINSKAWAGEYEFPLATKLDSSLKKNSAFIKKVKTGLNQEQYSNVLKDIGSVSIEKYLSEVIVSLVEGLCKVSKNDEINAAVEVISALHQRFGKQFTGDLLNGILVNIVNPSKAELADKEESSRLSRQKNLLRLVGEFYIVGILQTAADFLDVLDSKVIKSFALDKRRNEPILILLLKYLLNFEIESGRSLNMVQSFLKRFSHIIFSDSELLPSDSRHVLKQIFLIYTEAVFNIMMKIKKQVHKLDVRNKKAAIRTGRILEDEQSEFDERKKLFEQFKAIASFLSQVCDLSLPDDLNDVTEEEEEEDNSVEVVKQAVGNDEDSVGIWEDAKEKNFYTVIPSLGELLEAHPETPNCKSTQSHKDGEKIQEFLDRLEDVRGNNLEQLVVEFNNLNLNNKATKNRIMRFFIETSTLNNLKYYTRFLKINELNLSELIEELITYLDKGFRSQIHRNKLNVKNILFFVELIKFKMVPKHVVFHKIRSLTLNVTSTNNIEILTVFYEHVGRFLLHDAESKDLMREMIDLLREKSKQSNLNVNDKLAINNLLITVEPPVTKVQTLREAPKLSTKQMFIQKILREELNSDTRSLVVKHFRAKFGQLGQAEYYTLVDCFSKPNLINYDNIPALAKVLSAFGEKYKSLVVLSVDTIVEDIIRGLELNDFRMNRTRMAQVKYLAELYNSRVINFKLLNDMLYRILCYGHPQNQPLPQNWDVAIDMPNNYFRIQMCCLLLISIKSIFVDTDVGKKKSSNRAASIKRRNDINKDLLGVFMTFFQYYMYCKESPFPVDVEFRLDDLFKKYKSIPTVKRYDTIQEVLRGLGGAMQKRKEAESLLEKEDESVESEPEKQLISASVSSDDDSDADYDDGDEEEGEDENDDEEDSDDDDDSEDDDDDDEDDDEESGESDEEDEELGDDDLSRVSSSEDQISEAERARLEAERIFQEDLDREFQKIMIESYGSTQQQQQQQQHPGKQPAFKQSLPLPSQLNISERSSGSANKQGTVAFGLLTKNGKNQKIKQLNLPSDNIFAESVVREQENRKRDKQRIIKLASRMDD